GTAGCTGTAGAAACCcgattttaattgaattttatacTTAGGtacaaaatgttattattatgCAATCTATTTAAATGTATGTCTACCAACTAAAGGCCTCaagctatatttttatatttaattttctaatttgaaataGGGAATATTAATAACACTTTTTATCAATGTTCTATGTTAAAACAGCCTTCAGCATTGAACAATAATGAATGTGGATCagtaaattattaaatttcttgatatttattttgtcttgaTCCAAAGGAGTGCAAACGTGCATGATAACATACATTTCCATTTGCTAGCCCACAGTTCAGTTTTCTTAGACTATGTTTGCACTAATTAATATTAGAGAAGATTAAATAGGcttaaatacatttacaaagaGGGCAGATGTACTGTAAATTAGAATACTGGAACAGCTGTTACAGAGGTGGACGGCTACTTATGCTCCTATTTTGCAAACAAAGATTATATGCTGCATAATGTTAAAATATACCTGCTTTCCTATTTGATAAAGCATAATTATTAACTACTTTGAAGATTTGGTAAGAGGTCATGTGAAATatggaagacattttaaaaaatactcttcaAAATAAACCATTCTGTGTAAAACAAAAGTATctattaaaatgtgtatatgtattattgCAAGTTGTGCAcgtctttacatttatttatttatttatttatttgagatagagtcttgctctgtctctcaggctggagtgctgtggcacgatctctgctcaacacaaccttagcctcctgggttccagtcattcttctgcttcagcctcccaagtagctaggattacaggcatccaccactacacccagctgatttttatatttttaggacagatggtgttttaccatgtgggcgagattggtctcaaactcctgacctcaagtgatccaccctcgttggcctctgaaagtgctgggattacaggcatgagtcatcacacctGTCCTGTGCACATCTTTAAAAGCACGTGACAGTTATAAACTTTAACTTCTAGCACCTAGGTCAGTCCTACCAAATACTGTCACCAATGTGTAATTCTAAAAGCAGATGAGTCCATCTaaatcaatttcaaaataaatattaatttcttctttatcccttttgtttttaaagcaaatgtgCTTAGAGTACAGTGATTCACTGTTTCATCCATTTTTCTAGCTCACTGACGGTTTTAGGTTCATGTTAAAGCAAACTCTTCCGTATCTGCTGAGTTTTTTtcactaagattttttttcctacatgcCCATAATCAGTATAATTACCATCTCTTTTCTTCagagcagaaaaagcatttgtctCTTTACCTGAAATCCTTGTTTCCGCTGGTACTTTCTCCTTTGCTGCATATCAGCAAAAGTAGCTGCTCCAGTTGGGTAGGTGTAGGCCATATGTGGTAGGAAGCTCATCTGATCCAGTCCTGGGTATGGTCGTAGCCCAGGAATACTGGTCTGGACTGGTGGCATGAAAGTAGCAGGGGGAAATGCGCTTTGAGGTGGAAGAGCTGTGTATAAAGGTTTGGCACTAAATGGGTTCATGCCGAACACTGGGTTAGTGCTTTTGTTGTCCAGattatttgaatttgaaaattcCTTCTTGATAAAAGTCAAGTTCAGAGGCTCATCTGagttttcagatgaggaagaaaCACTATTATGGTCTAAACTGATGCTActagcttttgttttgttctttgtggCTATAATACTTTTgggttctttcatttgttttggtaATGACAAGTCTAAAGGCTCAGCCTGGAGCTCCTCAGAAGAGAAGCTGTTTGGAGTGTATGAACTACTGTGGGAGTTTTTAGAAGATGTGGAGGAAAGATTTAAGGGAGAAGGAGTATTACTCCTGGAGTGGTCCAATTTTTCAACTGGTTTAATATTGGTAAAATGGGAAGGTTTGGTTAGCCTGAGAGGAGGATCACAATTCGTAACACTGTTGTGGAGTTCTGCTATAGATGGTGATGTTATGGAGTCCATAGGTTTTACGGGAGACCTGGGTAATAAAGAGTCTTTTGTGGGAGGGTTACTGTTGGGAGCTAACGGCTTGGAGCTTCTTTCCAGGGATGGGGACCTGGAATTTGAGTACTGGTACACTTTCCGTTGCTCAAACCATTCCTTCACAAATTCCTGAGGAAGGCCCACAGCAATGGAAATTTTCAGCAGTTCATCGGAGTTGGGCTCCATGTTCATAGCATAGTATGCTTTGAGTACAGACATGTGGTCCTTGTATGGGTTGATGGGGCTTGTCATTCCTTTCTCAGAAAGTACAGATGACAAGAGGAGGGCTTTATTATCAACAAAAACTCCGGCTTTGTTGGGGACTATGTTTTCATGAGGCTGCAGGACCGCCTTGATCTCTTCATTCATCTTACAAAGGTAACGTTCATGCTGATGCAGAGGGATGGGGCCAGGAAAACTTTCTTTACAGAACTGGCATGAAAATGGAGTGGATATGTTGTGGTTCTCAATCATTTTGTCATCGGTGACCAAATCTATTAAAGTACGTAGCttctctttctttatattactGATCTGTCTCCTTGAGTCAGTCGTCAAGCTCTGGAGGCAAGCTTTGGCTTCATTGACTTTTTCTAACGTATAGTCAATAATACTTTTAGTGGCACCATTATGACTCACTACCGGAAGACCGACAGGCGGAATATTAGGAGAAGTAACTCCTTGTTCCTCAGGTTGAGAGCATGGATCCTTCATGTGATAACCTTTCAACTTTGAAATTTCTTCAGCCTTGCAGTCCATTTTTTGCCTGGAAACAGTATTGTCCACAATCTGTAGAACCTTTTGTACCTCACTTAAATTACTATTCATGGTGGGAAATCCAAGTAAAGGGGCTTCCATCCCTACACCTAAGTGCTGCATTGGACTCTGAGCAGATGGATGAACTCCTAAAGGGCTGGTGGCTCCAAGCCCACCATTCATAAAGGGACTAGTGCCACTAAACCCGTGTGTAGCCATAAGAACTTTATAGTCATTGAAGTCTAGTggttctgttttaattttaagtaaGCCTGTCTGTTCAGACATACTAAGTGGTTTTCCATTCTCCAACTTGTTTCTTAACTGGGTAATGGCTGAATTAGtaggagaagaagaaacagaattaGGGGAAGAACCCGTCTTGATATTGTTTCTCATTCGGCCATTTACAGAGATTAAACCAATACATTTCTTGCTGCTGATGTGCGAACTGTAGGAACCAGAATGGGAGAAACGTTTCTTGCAGTTTGGGCACTCGTAAGGTTTTTCAcctaaaatgataattaaaattaaCGTTACATTTCCTTGATTAGGTAACAATTGCAGTTGTCTACCAAGACAAGAATCTGTGAAACCAAATGAAAGGAACACAATGGGGTACCTCTACATTCTAGGTACTTAGATTAGAATTATGTAACCATAACTGTTTCTGGGCTTTATCTACCCTGGGAGGACATAATCCAAGATGTTCACAGCGGAAGGTAAGGGCTATCTATGACTTTT
This region of Theropithecus gelada isolate Dixy chromosome 12, Tgel_1.0, whole genome shotgun sequence genomic DNA includes:
- the ZEB2 gene encoding zinc finger E-box-binding homeobox 2 isoform X1, whose amino-acid sequence is MTHFEDIEPACCRSRAPSPCELPSDPLLSMKQPIMADGPRCKRRKQANPRRKNVVNYDNVVDTGSETDEEDKLHIAEDDGIANPLDQETSPASVPNHESSPHVSQALLPREEEEDEIREGGVEHPWHNSEILQASVDGPEEMKEDYDTMGPEATIQTTINNGTVKNANCTSDFEEYFAKRKLEERDGHAVSIEEYLQRSDTAIIYPEAPEELSRLGTPEANGQEENDLPPGTPDAFAQLLTCPYCDRGYKRLTSLKEHIKYRHEKNEENFSCPLCSYTFAYRTQLERHMVTHKPGTDQHQMLTQGAGNRKFKCTECGKAFKYKHHLKEHLRIHSGEKPYECPNCKKRFSHSGSYSSHISSKKCIGLISVNGRMRNNIKTGSSPNSVSSSPTNSAITQLRNKLENGKPLSMSEQTGLLKIKTEPLDFNDYKVLMATHGFSGTSPFMNGGLGATSPLGVHPSAQSPMQHLGVGMEAPLLGFPTMNSNLSEVQKVLQIVDNTVSRQKMDCKAEEISKLKGYHMKDPCSQPEEQGVTSPNIPPVGLPVVSHNGATKSIIDYTLEKVNEAKACLQSLTTDSRRQISNIKKEKLRTLIDLVTDDKMIENHNISTPFSCQFCKESFPGPIPLHQHERYLCKMNEEIKAVLQPHENIVPNKAGVFVDNKALLLSSVLSEKGMTSPINPYKDHMSVLKAYYAMNMEPNSDELLKISIAVGLPQEFVKEWFEQRKVYQYSNSRSPSLERSSKPLAPNSNPPTKDSLLPRSPVKPMDSITSPSIAELHNSVTNCDPPLRLTKPSHFTNIKPVEKLDHSRSNTPSPLNLSSTSSKNSHSSSYTPNSFSSEELQAEPLDLSLPKQMKEPKSIIATKNKTKASSISLDHNSVSSSSENSDEPLNLTFIKKEFSNSNNLDNKSTNPVFGMNPFSAKPLYTALPPQSAFPPATFMPPVQTSIPGLRPYPGLDQMSFLPHMAYTYPTGAATFADMQQRRKYQRKQGFQGELLDGAQDYMSGLDDMTDSDSCLSRKKIKKTESGMYACDLCDKTFQKSSSLLRHKYEHTGKRPHQCQICKKAFKHKHHLIEHSRLHSGEKPYQCDKCGKRFSHSGSYSQHMNHRYSYCKREAEEREAAEREAREKGHLEPTELLMNRAYLQSITPQGYSDSEERESMPRDGESEKEHEKEGEDGYGKLGRQDGDEEFEEEEEESENKSMDTDPETIRDEEETGDHSMDDSSEDGKMETKSDHEEDNMEDGM
- the ZEB2 gene encoding zinc finger E-box-binding homeobox 2 isoform X4, with the translated sequence MKQPIMADGPRCKRRKQANPRRKNVVNYDNVVDTGSETDEEDKLHIAEDDGIANPLDQETSPASVPNHESSPHVSQALLPREEEEDEIREGGVEHPWHNSEILQASVDGPVKNANCTSDFEEYFAKRKLEERDGHAVSIEEYLQRSDTAIIYPEAPEELSRLGTPEANGQEENDLPPGTPDAFAQLLTCPYCDRGYKRLTSLKEHIKYRHEKNEENFSCPLCSYTFAYRTQLERHMVTHKPGTDQHQMLTQGAGNRKFKCTECGKAFKYKHHLKEHLRIHSGEKPYECPNCKKRFSHSGSYSSHISSKKCIGLISVNGRMRNNIKTGSSPNSVSSSPTNSAITQLRNKLENGKPLSMSEQTGLLKIKTEPLDFNDYKVLMATHGFSGTSPFMNGGLGATSPLGVHPSAQSPMQHLGVGMEAPLLGFPTMNSNLSEVQKVLQIVDNTVSRQKMDCKAEEISKLKGYHMKDPCSQPEEQGVTSPNIPPVGLPVVSHNGATKSIIDYTLEKVNEAKACLQSLTTDSRRQISNIKKEKLRTLIDLVTDDKMIENHNISTPFSCQFCKESFPGPIPLHQHERYLCKMNEEIKAVLQPHENIVPNKAGVFVDNKALLLSSVLSEKGMTSPINPYKDHMSVLKAYYAMNMEPNSDELLKISIAVGLPQEFVKEWFEQRKVYQYSNSRSPSLERSSKPLAPNSNPPTKDSLLPRSPVKPMDSITSPSIAELHNSVTNCDPPLRLTKPSHFTNIKPVEKLDHSRSNTPSPLNLSSTSSKNSHSSSYTPNSFSSEELQAEPLDLSLPKQMKEPKSIIATKNKTKASSISLDHNSVSSSSENSDEPLNLTFIKKEFSNSNNLDNKSTNPVFGMNPFSAKPLYTALPPQSAFPPATFMPPVQTSIPGLRPYPGLDQMSFLPHMAYTYPTGAATFADMQQRRKYQRKQGFQGELLDGAQDYMSGLDDMTDSDSCLSRKKIKKTESGMYACDLCDKTFQKSSSLLRHKYEHTGKRPHQCQICKKAFKHKHHLIEHSRLHSGEKPYQCDKCGKRFSHSGSYSQHMNHRYSYCKREAEEREAAEREAREKGHLEPTELLMNRAYLQSITPQGYSDSEERESMPRDGESEKEHEKEGEDGYGKLGRQDGDEEFEEEEEESENKSMDTDPETIRDEEETGDHSMDDSSEDGKMETKSDHEEDNMEDGM
- the ZEB2 gene encoding zinc finger E-box-binding homeobox 2 isoform X3, which gives rise to MKQPIMADGPRCKRRKQANPRRKNVVNYDNVVDTGSETDEEDKLHIAEDDGIANPLDQETSPASVPNHESSPHVSQALLPREEEEDEIREGGVEHPWHNSEILQASVDGPEMKEDYDTMGPEATIQTTINNGTVKNANCTSDFEEYFAKRKLEERDGHAVSIEEYLQRSDTAIIYPEAPEELSRLGTPEANGQEENDLPPGTPDAFAQLLTCPYCDRGYKRLTSLKEHIKYRHEKNEENFSCPLCSYTFAYRTQLERHMVTHKPGTDQHQMLTQGAGNRKFKCTECGKAFKYKHHLKEHLRIHSGEKPYECPNCKKRFSHSGSYSSHISSKKCIGLISVNGRMRNNIKTGSSPNSVSSSPTNSAITQLRNKLENGKPLSMSEQTGLLKIKTEPLDFNDYKVLMATHGFSGTSPFMNGGLGATSPLGVHPSAQSPMQHLGVGMEAPLLGFPTMNSNLSEVQKVLQIVDNTVSRQKMDCKAEEISKLKGYHMKDPCSQPEEQGVTSPNIPPVGLPVVSHNGATKSIIDYTLEKVNEAKACLQSLTTDSRRQISNIKKEKLRTLIDLVTDDKMIENHNISTPFSCQFCKESFPGPIPLHQHERYLCKMNEEIKAVLQPHENIVPNKAGVFVDNKALLLSSVLSEKGMTSPINPYKDHMSVLKAYYAMNMEPNSDELLKISIAVGLPQEFVKEWFEQRKVYQYSNSRSPSLERSSKPLAPNSNPPTKDSLLPRSPVKPMDSITSPSIAELHNSVTNCDPPLRLTKPSHFTNIKPVEKLDHSRSNTPSPLNLSSTSSKNSHSSSYTPNSFSSEELQAEPLDLSLPKQMKEPKSIIATKNKTKASSISLDHNSVSSSSENSDEPLNLTFIKKEFSNSNNLDNKSTNPVFGMNPFSAKPLYTALPPQSAFPPATFMPPVQTSIPGLRPYPGLDQMSFLPHMAYTYPTGAATFADMQQRRKYQRKQGFQGELLDGAQDYMSGLDDMTDSDSCLSRKKIKKTESGMYACDLCDKTFQKSSSLLRHKYEHTGKRPHQCQICKKAFKHKHHLIEHSRLHSGEKPYQCDKCGKRFSHSGSYSQHMNHRYSYCKREAEEREAAEREAREKGHLEPTELLMNRAYLQSITPQGYSDSEERESMPRDGESEKEHEKEGEDGYGKLGRQDGDEEFEEEEEESENKSMDTDPETIRDEEETGDHSMDDSSEDGKMETKSDHEEDNMEDGM
- the ZEB2 gene encoding zinc finger E-box-binding homeobox 2 isoform X2, with product MKQPIMADGPRCKRRKQANPRRKNVVNYDNVVDTGSETDEEDKLHIAEDDGIANPLDQETSPASVPNHESSPHVSQALLPREEEEDEIREGGVEHPWHNSEILQASVDGPEEMKEDYDTMGPEATIQTTINNGTVKNANCTSDFEEYFAKRKLEERDGHAVSIEEYLQRSDTAIIYPEAPEELSRLGTPEANGQEENDLPPGTPDAFAQLLTCPYCDRGYKRLTSLKEHIKYRHEKNEENFSCPLCSYTFAYRTQLERHMVTHKPGTDQHQMLTQGAGNRKFKCTECGKAFKYKHHLKEHLRIHSGEKPYECPNCKKRFSHSGSYSSHISSKKCIGLISVNGRMRNNIKTGSSPNSVSSSPTNSAITQLRNKLENGKPLSMSEQTGLLKIKTEPLDFNDYKVLMATHGFSGTSPFMNGGLGATSPLGVHPSAQSPMQHLGVGMEAPLLGFPTMNSNLSEVQKVLQIVDNTVSRQKMDCKAEEISKLKGYHMKDPCSQPEEQGVTSPNIPPVGLPVVSHNGATKSIIDYTLEKVNEAKACLQSLTTDSRRQISNIKKEKLRTLIDLVTDDKMIENHNISTPFSCQFCKESFPGPIPLHQHERYLCKMNEEIKAVLQPHENIVPNKAGVFVDNKALLLSSVLSEKGMTSPINPYKDHMSVLKAYYAMNMEPNSDELLKISIAVGLPQEFVKEWFEQRKVYQYSNSRSPSLERSSKPLAPNSNPPTKDSLLPRSPVKPMDSITSPSIAELHNSVTNCDPPLRLTKPSHFTNIKPVEKLDHSRSNTPSPLNLSSTSSKNSHSSSYTPNSFSSEELQAEPLDLSLPKQMKEPKSIIATKNKTKASSISLDHNSVSSSSENSDEPLNLTFIKKEFSNSNNLDNKSTNPVFGMNPFSAKPLYTALPPQSAFPPATFMPPVQTSIPGLRPYPGLDQMSFLPHMAYTYPTGAATFADMQQRRKYQRKQGFQGELLDGAQDYMSGLDDMTDSDSCLSRKKIKKTESGMYACDLCDKTFQKSSSLLRHKYEHTGKRPHQCQICKKAFKHKHHLIEHSRLHSGEKPYQCDKCGKRFSHSGSYSQHMNHRYSYCKREAEEREAAEREAREKGHLEPTELLMNRAYLQSITPQGYSDSEERESMPRDGESEKEHEKEGEDGYGKLGRQDGDEEFEEEEEESENKSMDTDPETIRDEEETGDHSMDDSSEDGKMETKSDHEEDNMEDGM